The genomic stretch ACCAAAGTGGTCGTGAGGTTATCTAACACCTTCAGTTTACTATAATCGTACCATATGAAGCAGGAAGCGAAACATCAAACTGCAGTATTTTACATGAAACTGTAGGTTAAAATGTTTGAACTTTGTACTGTAATTGCATTCATTTCTAGGTAGTTCTTTTGCCAATGGCTCAAATCTAAATATTTCTTATGATTAACTTAGCAGTACTGAAAGTGGATTAGGGATTTCATTACATCTCTGCCTTTCTATAGTTAATAAAGATTTTTCTTATGTTCCAGGCCTACCTCTGGTAAGGAATCTTAGTGAAGTTCCTCAGAGTAATTTTGGGAGGGCAGGTCTGTCACACATTACAGTTGCAGGCTCTGTTTTGCATGGGATGAAAGAGGTATAACTACACATATGGACCTCATTCCCTCCCTTCTTTTTTATTGTCTTACGTTAATATCTTTCTTATTTAATAAATACTACTAAAGATCCCTCATGATACAATTCTCCCAAAATAGAAAACTACTAATGACTTAATGATGCATAGGATTTCTAATACTTGGACTCCTGATGATTCCTCAAAATCTTTACTAAATAAAGGTTCCAAAGAACCTATAACTCTATAACCACACATGGGATATTTCTATCTCCTTAAAAATATCTAAAAACAACTCCATGCCTTAGGCCCACCAAACGGGCTGTAAGACCACAAATTGGGGTTTTGGTGCCCACATCTTAATGGCACACATCTTATATTCATTCCACttgcattactctctctctctctctctctctctctctctctctctctctctctctctcatccatctgTTGATGTAGTACACATGTGAAGGATTCAGGCAATTATTGAGTGGTGTCTATAATGAATGTCCTTGGCCCAATAATTGAGTTGGTCCACTTTAATTATGTGCCACACATGTACTGATATGGGCTATTGATTTGTGAGAAGGGTAGATTTGGACCTGGGAGAGAAGATGGAAGAGGGAACCTTAAGGGAGGCATGTGAAGAGGCAATTGCGAAGAAGGCTAAAGAAATAGATTTTTGCCAATGAAATTTTTTTGGATAAgtcttgcttcttcttcttcaacacctTCAACATTTCCAAATAGGGTAAAGTAACTCGTTCATTGAAAATGTTCTCCCCAAAGGCTTTCCATGTTCCCAAACAGACACTTAAGGTGAACCTTCTTAAGATAGCTACTCAATTGGCTATGCTATATGGAACTGAATGTTGGGCCATTAAAAGTCATCAAGCCCAGTGTTGTAGAGATGAggatgtttagatggatgtgtaGGAAGATTAGGAGGGGTAAAACTAAGAAAGATATAATTCAAAGAAGCCTAGGACTTGTCCCAATAAGAGATAATTTGGGATGGTTCAGTCATATGCATTGAAGATTGGGGTCAGCTCTGGTAAGAGGGGAAGATTTATTAGGGTTGAAGGGATTGAAAAGAGTAAGAGAGGAAGATCTTAATGGACTTAGATTTATGTggtgagaagggatatgaaggcttGCTCACTGAGCATAGGGCTTTAGATAGGAAAAATTGGTGAAAAAGGATTCATAAAGCCAACCCCAAGTTGGGACAAGTtgtgaggatgatgatgattgaaaatCAACTTGGTAAGCTGTCAGTTCACATTCTCATTGATCTTTAGAGTGGAAATTCCTAGATGGAATTCTCAAGGGATAAGTTGTGCCAGAATGTCACTACAACAAATATACTATAGACTATAGTGATGTAAGTCTTGGTATATTGTTGTGGCATAAATATAGATCTATTCTCTCAAGATCTCTATAATTATAAtgattattttttctattttatttatttatttatttttgaagttCCCCTGGAACTCTTTGCTTTTCTATACCTTTGGGGAAGTGGGTACAAGGTATTTTGTCAAGCAAGAGAAGTGCACCACTACATTTTCTAGATGTGCAGACAGACAAACtatcaaagccatccatcaggcTGGTCCAACTCATTAGATGTTCTTGCCCAAAAACCAGGCCAGTCCATTCGTTAGGTGTCCCACAATGGTAGAAAAATTTGGACAATCGGCCACTTTTTCTTCTGTGGTATGTTTCTTCTTTTGGCAAACTCTGGCCCACCAAACTTATATACCAACCATATTCTTGGGCCAGGGGGATCTTCCTGAGGGACGCAATAGTTCCTGTACCTATATGCCATGTTAGCATGTGTTATGGCATGTAAATGAGCTTCATTGTACGTGTAGGCTTAGAAAAACTGTCAAGTGATACTATCATCAAAGTTTTGAAGCATTCATAATAGTTAGTCAAATATTGCGGAACAATGATTCAGGAAGGATAATGGAGTTATTTGATTGTTGAAAGAAATGGTGTTTCTGTTCAACCCAGCCatggtacatgtggggcccacctttcatcattCTAAGCTATTTCTGCTAGGCCCCATGCCCCAAAATCTTCCCTGTGATCCTTGCCATCCAATGGACTGTTACAACCAGGGTCCAAATCTGATGGGGGGCCAATCAgatgttaggatcatctgatgagAGAAAATTTTGGGGTATCTTCCATCCACAACAGGTCTGCACAAACAATTTGGATCCCAAATGTTTGTCCCTACTGGATGGATTTTTGAGGTTAGAAGAATGCTCCAATGAACGTTGTACAACTCCTTCATTCCTTATCATCATTTTCGTATAGTTTTTTACTATGAAATTTGGAACCCTTCAAAAGAAAACATGCACACATACGCATacacatgctctctctctctctctctctctctcacactctctctctctctctctctctctctctctctctcacacacacacacacacacacacacacacacacacacacacacacacacacacacacacacacacacacacacacgtcctGTTGAAAGCTTATTTAAGCAGAAATTTGTTGGGGCATTCTTGTAAGGATTGAAACTCAAGAGTAAAAGTATATAGCTCTGTTGTGAAGTGAAACTTCTTTTACTAAACACCTTTTATAGGACACGAAAATGTGACCAACATGCAGTCTGCAGGCATGATACACCATAACCTTGCTAGCTAACACTGTGTTGGAAGAAAATTTCGTAATAACTAAAGCTAAGCAGCTTTTAGATGTCACACCTTTCATGCAAagctctaatttttatttttagttttcctGATTTTGAAATTTATGGAATCCTTTTTACTAGCACATATTTTTTGTCAGGTTGAGTTATGGCTTCAAACATTTGCTCCAGGAACAGGGACACCAATCCATAGGCATTCTTGTGAAGAGGTGTTTATTGTTCTAAAAGGGAGTGGTACTCTTTTTCTGGCTTCAAGCTCAGATATGCAGTACCCAGGAAAGCCCCAGGAGTTCTCTATCTTTTCAAATAGCACATTTTATATCCCCATTAACGATGCTCATCAGGTGAAGCTGCCTATACTTCAATCTATGACTATGATAATATTGTTGCTTTGAATTTTAGTTCCACTCTATGATACTTGGGAACTTCAACAATGTAAAAACTTTCAACTAGTGAGAAGCAAGAAAATTTTTTCCCCATGACCATGGCTGTATTATATTCTTTACCATCTACTTACAGGAAAATCCTAGCCTTCTAATCTttggctttaaaaaaataaaaaaataaaaaattctctctctctctctctctctctctctctttcctttctttctttctctacaCCATGGTTGTAACTGTTCTAACTGTCTACTTATAGGCTTGATATGAGGATTTGGGACACACACATCCATGCAGAGCCCCCATTGGCCTGTTTCACCACCATAGGTTCCACTTGTAGGGTAGCCAAAACTGACCTGGGAATTCCTCtagatattgaatgaatgaagaaaAGGCTTAATGAGACTAGGAACTGGAAATCAACCAAGTAAAATGAGTAAAAGCACTTCAATTGCCAAGTCTCTCATATTTTCTTCCTAAGTTCTTAACCTTTAGCATGGTTGCGAAAAGCCAAAATTGTGGAGAGAATGGCCAACACGAATTTTATCCTAACCATTGTTCTGAGTATCGCCGATATTATTGGTATTGTTAacttggcgataccgataacactggtagtattagaaattccagctATTGGTGATATATCGttaagtattgccaatgtatcaatattgtcAATGTTTTCTACTATATAAATACCATGTATTGCTTTTATTGCCAATGTATTagcaatatttcgataatatcgccaacgtattgatatcgccaaaaatccatttattaaaataaaatcccaaatttttttatgggtgcatggttgcatgatgaaatgcatgtttgacTTTAGATTATTGTCATAGTCGGATAAAACTGCTTAGTATTTTTGACTTCTATGTAGATTACTTTAAGGCAACAGTTTGTTCCATTTCCACAAACTCGCTATTGGTTGAGAACTTGAGACGATGTAAGGGTCCAACTTGGtgctatttttagagttttgctaattccacacacaGGTTCATGTGCCAATGCTGGCCATATGCAACACCTGAtcaactcatcaagtggaccccaccgtgcgGACATCCTAGGCCAAATTTCTGGCCAGCCcattcatcatatgtgccacttcTTGACAATTGGAACTATTGGTTGCTTCTTACATGTTTGGCTGACCAGATGAGTAGAACAGCCTGTCAGTGGAGTGTGTCGAGAGGTGTGCATGTGGAAttggtgggtgtgtgtgtatccTGTTCCTTACTTCCTTAAGTGCAATTTTATTTACAATATGAGTgagaatgaggaattagttaagattgctaaccaagaagtttcccaaagtTACCATTTTTGAcatcttgggtcgataattcatgagagttgagatattgagaaggatgttgcccaaaGAATCCAAGCGGGCTGgaggaaatggagatgtgcctctggagttttatgttatCGTCATGTACCACTCAAAACTAAAAGTAACTtctataggatagctataagaccagccatgctttatgggacaaaatgttgggcagttaaggaacaacatgtttatacttcataggatgagtggagccgaaatgaggatgttgagatagatgagtggcaagacaagaaagaatagaattagaaatgGAGTAGCAccgataggtaataagatgagggaaagtagacttatgtggtttggtcatgtgcaatggatgCTAAGAACCACTCTAGTTAggggtgagttggtacaagttgaaggctctaaaagggcaaggccaaggccaaaaggatgtggatgaaggtggtaagaaaggaattgatgacctatggtccaaCTGAAGTtctggcccttgatagaatggaatggtGTAACAGGATTTGGTAgctaaccccaattaattgggacaaGATTAGATGATATATATAATTGTTGTTGGATCTTGGTCTCTACTCAGTTATGCTGTGGTATTTTCTTGATTAGTTGGAATCATAAATAGTATTTCTGTTAAGGTGTGGAATTGTGCAGGTCTGGAACACAAATGAGAACGAGGACTTGCAGATGCTTGTTGTGATATCTCGTCCCCCTGTCAAAGTGTTAGTAATCCTCACATTTCCCTTGCCTCACATTAAAAAGTCTCTTCATACATACAAATCTTGTATATGAAGAGATTTGTCAATTGAACTGCACACCTACCTGCATGCACATGTGCCATACTCAAGATATccgagccactcatcaggtgagccccatcatTTAGATGTCCTGTTAAAAACCAGAATGGTCCAAAAATAAAATGGGCTACATGTGGACAGaaagtgacaaaaaaaaaaaacccgacaatgttccacattcaacatacatgtggcccatatgTGGCTTTTCGATTAGTGGAGCAGCTTGAATTTTGGGCTGCGGCATGTAGATGGTGGAAATCACTTGATGAACAGCATGGTAGTCACACAATTGACACATATGCATGTGGATAGGTGTGCAGGTAAGATTTGTATACCTTTATTGATGGTTGGTCATGATCGTGATGGTTTGGTGCTTGTTTCTCACTTCATCATTGAGGAACTTATAAGTGATCTTAGGTAATTTATCATCTACATTCCTTTGGATTTTTGAACTGGAAATTAAGCTTTTTGGGTAATGTCCCATGAACCCCGAGGCACCTAATAATCTTAGTGACAAGCTCAAATGGTGTAACATGAAAAATACTTTTTTTGAGCTGAAATCAATCTCAAAATTGATAGGCTCACCAACAACCTTATGTCAATCTACTTTTTCCATCTGTGCGTTTTACTTCATGCAAAATGATATGACATGTTGTCAACATCTTTGCATGGTACCATGCATTCAATTttgacatgtggggcccatggttaggtAATCTAGGCCATCGTTTTCTTGAGTCCAACCAAGACTGTCTAAAAAATCTCCTTGACATGACAATCTTGACCTTTGAATTTATGGCCCACAGATAGATGGTTAGGAAGTGAAATGACAAGGGTTCATATTCTAGTGAAAATGGTCCTAATATTGGTCAGCTGGATCTTCTAATCTggagattttttgggcatggtccatttACTTTGGGTTGcaatagaccaatggtctggatgaccaaaccatgggccctacttgtcagaattgaaaaccccGTATATACTATGCAAAAATGCAGGTATGTATCATATATTTTTTCTAACTGCCTATGTTCTTATCTTATGATAAACTCTTCAACTGCAACTGAAAgagttttttatttaataaatctGTTGGTTCAATCTGTGATGTCATTGTTGATGATAGAACTCTTTCCACCCGTGATATCATTGTTCATGATAGAACTCTTTCCACCCTTCATTCCAAATTCTGTTCTCAATTTGAGAGAAGAATTAGATGCTTCTGATATTATGTTGAAGAAGATCTTCCAAAGTGGTGTATGATGGATGAATTGAAGCATCACACCTTAACAAATTTGTTGAGGTTTCCAGTTTGAAGTCACATTTGTTGAATGGAGAAAACTTGAGTGTAGATCTCTCCTACATCCCTTTATTTATAACAAAACCTAATGGATGTGGACCCAAGACAATGCAACTAAAGAAAATATAAGCCCAGTCCAATGGGCCAAACCCCAGAGAATGGGCTTTCGGGGAGGGCAGTGGCAAGGCAAGAACATGTGTGGAGTGGGAGGGAGGGAGGcccaatgcaacaaaagaaaaatacaagcCCTCCTCAATGGAACAAACCCAGGACAAAAGGCCTAATAATTTCAGACCTGGAGGGAGGGAAGCCCAATGCATCAAAAGAAAAATACCAGCCCTCCCCAATGAGCCAAACCTAGGGCAAAAGCCTAATAACATTAGACCTGGAACTTCCAGGTGAGTTACATCATGACAGTAGGAGCCCCAGATCCCAAAAtatctgatggggacatcatgcgcacacacaCGCCCCCCCACCCAacgcacgtactcaaggaggaagaaggccccactatcgatctggattgaCGACAAtatctatggaggacctcttagcTAGGAGGCTGTGCTATGGATCATTGGAGtgaacccgatcatcatgtggatcccaccattagatcttatgatcgtggcccactaccctagatgatctaagattttgagttttggttattatcgctattagaaacatcatgaatggttttgattgcgttgattagttgttatttttgttacttcgtctctaagtctTAGAGTGCCCACATGGTGCGGCTTTTGGAATTTAGGGtcttcttataaataggcaaccccatgtaggtttttttatattgaagtttatgaataaaattctgcattttttcttctctatccatctgatttaaagaaactaattgggtgtgaaactctTCCTTCCTCGatgggctaactaccgtggtgcgaagccacgacCATCCCAAATCATCTCCACCTCCTCCACCCCACATCCACCATCTTCCACAGCCCTCCCATCTTCAAATTTATCCTTTTTTGTGCCCAAGTTCCCcactacagcagatttccagattcTGGCCCACCCCACCAAAGtggttgaaacttcggcagagcaccacacACACACTGGAAGGTGGATCGTCGCGAAACTTAGTGTGAGAGTGGGCCTCCCCAAACCGATCAAGCCCTAGGTGGCCTTTttcagtttcgtgggccccagaCACGTGCGGCCAGGCAGTCACGCACGTGCGCCTAGGTGGGCTTGCTGTTCACACGCAGAATCCTTCTCAGGTTCTTCTCTCCtctatttctctcctctctcactttaaatcccaaaccctaaccctagaaaatTCCAGATTCGATGTATTTCCAACTTTTGCAAGCCCTAGGTTTTCCCCTATTTggaacatggtgaatctcttgattTGGGGAACAGTCCTTTGCAGGattggatgaatcttacactcctttgcgtattgtttggtttataattttacttgatccagccctaaacgtgtgtaggcttggacccccgtagattccccttgttacATGTTTGAACGTATGTGGGACGTGGATTTCTTTGTGATTGTTTAGAAATTTGTATGATCTAAAgtttgaaatcttgcacatcatatttaattttatgtactacatcaaatttggtattagagcttaggtttttcataggggaatgcattgcatgtttagggtttagtttatttatGTCTATTTTGCATCAAATCTCCtcatatagggctgtttaggaTCCATCATTCACGATAtaggctgctgaattttctgttgtcagaaaatccccaaatttcatggctgaattttctATTAACAAATAAGCAATtatattgctggaattttagtaacattgtgtagtttccctcatatagagtcctataggatcatttagtcccatttagacgcatatagtcgtattagagggtctttgagttgagtgagtgATTGTATGCTCACACGTACTAGtggtggttttggtttgcaccctacgctAAACATGAAgtaattgcaagagtcaatgaacaacaTAACTcgacagtttgagtctttgggtaggcgcttgaaacaacgtattgaccaacgctttgaacagcttaatgtgcgcgttacccaatTAGAGACTTCC from Magnolia sinica isolate HGM2019 chromosome 17, MsV1, whole genome shotgun sequence encodes the following:
- the LOC131231259 gene encoding auxin-binding protein T92 is translated as MGRMCLFLFLFLRFFFSSVATASVCSSKGLPLVRNLSEVPQSNFGRAGLSHITVAGSVLHGMKEVELWLQTFAPGTGTPIHRHSCEEVFIVLKGSGTLFLASSSDMQYPGKPQEFSIFSNSTFYIPINDAHQVWNTNENEDLQMLVVISRPPVKVFIYKDWFMPHIAAQLKLPYYWDEECFYPPKDEL